A window from Deltaproteobacteria bacterium encodes these proteins:
- a CDS encoding divalent-cation tolerance protein CutA: MERVLVYITAPDLDMARWIGRTLVEERLAACVNILPGMESFYRWEDTVQSEMGVVVIAKTRTTLLDALTARVVELHPHDVPCVVSLSVHQGHEFFLRWIDTATGAA, encoded by the coding sequence ATGGAACGAGTCCTGGTGTACATCACGGCTCCAGACCTCGATATGGCCAGGTGGATTGGCCGAACTCTTGTCGAGGAGCGTCTGGCGGCCTGTGTTAATATCTTGCCCGGCATGGAGTCGTTTTATCGTTGGGAAGACACCGTTCAGAGCGAGATGGGAGTCGTGGTCATCGCCAAGACCAGGACCACGCTTCTGGACGCCCTGACGGCGCGGGTCGTGGAACTGCATCCCCATGATGTCCCGTGCGTCGTGTCCTTGTCCGTGCACCAGGGCCACGAATTTTTTTTGCGCTGGATTGACACGGCCACGGGCGCGGCCTGA
- a CDS encoding tRNA guanosine(34) transglycosylase Tgt, which yields MHIGTFTLHGRDGQARAGELHTAHGVIPTPIFMPVGTQGTVKALCPEDLTALGARIILGNTYHLYLRPGDEMLARRGGLHRFMGWDRPILTDSGGFQVFSLSGLRKLGEDGVVFSSHIDGSKHLFTPEKVVSIQNNIGSDIMMVLDECVPYGADYQYTKQSLGLTTRWAARCRAAYPQGSGDQLMFGIGQGGFFKDLREESIRQLLDIPFDGYALGGLSVGESKQEMLDILYHSAPLLPADKPRYLMGVGTPLDILRGIEAGIDMFDCVLPSRNARNGTLFTSQGKVNIKRAEYTEDDSPLDPECDCYTCRTFSKAYLRHLYQAKELLSYRLNTIHNLAFFLRVVTGAREAILEGTYQAYKARFEAVYDQ from the coding sequence ATGCATATCGGAACATTCACCCTGCACGGCCGGGACGGCCAAGCCCGGGCCGGCGAACTGCACACGGCCCACGGCGTCATCCCCACGCCCATCTTCATGCCCGTGGGCACCCAGGGCACGGTCAAGGCCCTCTGCCCCGAGGATCTGACGGCCCTGGGGGCGCGCATCATTCTCGGCAACACGTATCATCTGTACCTGCGTCCAGGCGACGAAATGCTCGCCCGTCGCGGCGGCCTGCACCGCTTCATGGGCTGGGACCGTCCCATCCTGACCGACTCCGGCGGCTTTCAGGTCTTCAGTCTGTCCGGCCTGCGCAAGCTCGGCGAGGACGGCGTGGTCTTTTCCTCGCACATCGACGGCTCCAAGCATCTCTTCACACCGGAAAAGGTTGTCTCCATCCAGAACAACATCGGCTCGGACATCATGATGGTCCTGGACGAATGCGTGCCCTACGGCGCGGACTACCAGTACACCAAGCAATCCCTGGGTCTGACCACGCGCTGGGCGGCGCGCTGCCGCGCGGCCTATCCCCAGGGCAGCGGCGACCAGCTCATGTTCGGCATTGGCCAGGGCGGATTCTTCAAGGACCTGCGCGAGGAAAGCATCCGCCAGCTCCTGGACATCCCCTTTGACGGCTACGCCCTGGGGGGCCTCAGCGTCGGCGAATCCAAACAGGAGATGCTCGACATCCTCTACCACAGCGCCCCGCTGCTGCCGGCGGACAAGCCGCGCTACCTGATGGGCGTGGGCACGCCGCTGGACATTCTGCGCGGCATCGAGGCCGGCATCGACATGTTCGACTGCGTCCTGCCCTCGCGCAATGCCCGCAACGGCACGCTGTTCACCTCGCAAGGCAAGGTCAACATCAAGCGCGCCGAATACACCGAGGACGATTCCCCGCTCGATCCGGAATGCGACTGCTATACCTGCAGGACCTTTTCCAAGGCCTATCTGCGCCACCTCTACCAGGCCAAGGAACTTTTGTCGTACCGCCTGAACACCATCCACAATCTGGCGTTCTTCCTGCGCGTGGTCACCGGCGCGCGCGAAGCCATTCTGGAAGGGACATACCAAGCGTACAAGGCCCGTTTCGAAGCCGTTTACGACCAATAG
- the nth gene encoding endonuclease III, with amino-acid sequence MPTSLLLTRAAQIHERLAARYPRPKTALDWASPWELLVATILSAQCTDARVNMVTPQVFATWNTVGDMAGANQAELEKTIHSTGFYRNKAKNLIGAAQKIVTDYSGQVPRTMEEILTLPGVARKTANVVLSNAFGVQAGIAVDTHVKRISFRLGLTSHTNPDKVEQDLLPLFPRPHWGDVNHYLVLFGREVCAARKPACSTCELGDLCPRHGLTSTF; translated from the coding sequence ATGCCCACATCACTGCTTTTGACCAGAGCCGCCCAGATCCACGAACGTTTGGCGGCGCGCTACCCTCGTCCCAAGACCGCCCTGGACTGGGCCTCGCCCTGGGAACTTCTGGTGGCCACGATTCTATCGGCCCAATGCACCGACGCCCGGGTCAACATGGTCACGCCCCAGGTGTTCGCGACATGGAACACCGTGGGTGACATGGCCGGAGCCAACCAGGCCGAGCTCGAAAAAACCATCCATTCCACCGGATTCTACCGCAACAAGGCCAAAAACCTTATCGGCGCGGCCCAAAAAATCGTGACGGACTATTCCGGCCAGGTACCACGGACCATGGAAGAAATCCTCACCCTTCCGGGAGTGGCGCGCAAGACGGCCAATGTGGTCCTGTCCAACGCCTTTGGTGTGCAGGCGGGCATTGCCGTGGACACGCACGTCAAGCGGATCAGCTTTCGCCTGGGATTGACCAGCCACACCAACCCGGACAAGGTCGAACAAGACCTTTTGCCCCTCTTTCCCCGCCCACACTGGGGGGACGTGAACCACTATCTGGTTCTCTTCGGGCGCGAGGTCTGCGCGGCCCGCAAGCCGGCCTGTTCGACCTGCGAACTCGGCGACCTCTGCCCGCGCCACGGGCTCACATCAACCTTCTGA